The following are from one region of the Alicyclobacillus fastidiosus genome:
- a CDS encoding LacI family DNA-binding transcriptional regulator, which produces MTPKIIDIARSANVSPATVSRVLRGYPHVSNDKRNRVLQVLKELNYVPNKVAQGLKSKKTGVIGHILPRTFPQPFFASVSLGVDQEAYGNDYRVLTLFSDSDAKREAQHVMDLGSRMVDGIVFTGVVSAKNVERAIELGIPVVMVERAKNVQGVDKVVVDDVQGAYSAVQHMVMHNHRDIGFIGPHPSFDSVEFQRYHGFEKALLDHNLNVQSRFIKYVEDYPHTFGYQAMKELLASGCLPTALLVTSDWLAMGVLQALYEARVRIPDDISVVSYDNSYGGLLSPPLSAVASPMIDLGRSAVRLVLQRGEQSHAASKTVTINTSFVDRASVRDI; this is translated from the coding sequence ATGACGCCAAAAATTATCGATATAGCGCGTTCTGCAAACGTATCGCCTGCCACAGTATCCCGCGTGTTGAGGGGGTATCCGCATGTATCGAACGACAAGCGCAACCGAGTGCTACAGGTTCTAAAGGAATTGAACTATGTGCCCAACAAGGTTGCACAGGGACTCAAGAGCAAAAAGACAGGCGTGATTGGACACATTCTTCCACGTACTTTCCCACAACCATTTTTTGCGAGCGTATCGCTCGGCGTCGATCAGGAGGCGTATGGAAACGACTACCGTGTTTTGACGTTGTTCTCCGACTCCGATGCGAAGCGCGAGGCGCAGCACGTGATGGATTTGGGTAGCCGCATGGTTGACGGAATCGTCTTCACAGGGGTCGTTTCGGCGAAAAACGTGGAACGTGCCATCGAGCTCGGGATTCCAGTGGTGATGGTGGAACGGGCGAAAAACGTCCAGGGCGTCGACAAGGTTGTGGTCGACGATGTCCAGGGAGCGTATTCAGCCGTTCAACACATGGTGATGCACAACCATCGGGATATTGGGTTCATCGGTCCGCATCCGTCGTTCGACTCTGTCGAATTCCAGCGTTACCACGGGTTCGAGAAAGCTCTCTTGGATCATAATCTGAATGTTCAATCTAGATTTATTAAATATGTAGAGGATTACCCACACACGTTCGGCTATCAGGCAATGAAAGAGCTGTTGGCGAGTGGCTGTTTGCCTACTGCGCTTCTCGTGACCAGCGATTGGCTCGCGATGGGGGTGTTACAAGCCCTCTATGAAGCCAGGGTGAGAATTCCCGACGATATTTCTGTGGTCAGTTATGACAATAGCTACGGCGGCTTGTTAAGCCCACCGTTGTCCGCTGTGGCTTCACCCATGATCGATTTAGGCAGGTCGGCCGTCCGCCTTGTCTTGCAGAGAGGCGAACAATCGCACGCTGCATCGAAAACGGTGACGATCAACACTTCCTTCGTCGATCGCGCTTCGGTGAGAGACATTTAA
- a CDS encoding sugar ABC transporter substrate-binding protein, with amino-acid sequence MIHQKAMIKLAVLGLSISTLVAGCGTSGQGSGGNANSSGGSSGKSSSGVENITFWDMEWGGPAYIKEAQTLVNQFNSENPSIHVTYQSIPWNNWYQTFATALASGTGPDVSSGAGYQPFQFADSGNILDLSPIISDWKKSGVIDQYSSDAIKAEQYKGMQVAIPWNLDVRMLFYNKSLFAKHNLQPPKTWDDLYKDAVALTGNGTYGLGIATGNNALQTLMYFILDNGGGLFTKDGKLNFVGNPKNTQALDFLAKLSAAKAIDPAGPGWTNTSQQPSAFEKGEIAMMVGGPSSLSGMPPSEQKNVGVVPLLTSPNGSKGTIYWINGLMAYKQSKYPQADYKFLEWWSANMGKLLQTGNLLPANKQMQASSFYQSNDIYKEALQDYIPFAKTTGAYDTSLFPQLNAIEGNNALSDLVTKITQNAPVGPAEQQANSALEGIMNGN; translated from the coding sequence ATGATCCATCAAAAAGCGATGATAAAACTTGCAGTTTTGGGGCTTTCGATCAGCACGTTGGTCGCAGGGTGCGGAACATCAGGCCAGGGGAGTGGGGGGAACGCGAATTCCTCGGGCGGATCTTCAGGCAAATCTTCCTCCGGGGTCGAAAATATCACATTTTGGGATATGGAGTGGGGTGGACCAGCCTACATTAAAGAGGCGCAAACGCTGGTCAATCAATTTAACAGCGAGAACCCGAGCATCCATGTCACGTATCAATCGATTCCGTGGAACAATTGGTATCAGACCTTTGCCACGGCACTTGCTTCTGGGACCGGGCCGGACGTCAGCAGTGGTGCGGGATATCAACCATTTCAGTTCGCCGATAGCGGCAACATTCTCGATTTATCACCGATCATCTCGGATTGGAAGAAGTCTGGCGTGATCGACCAGTACTCGAGCGATGCCATTAAGGCCGAACAATATAAGGGCATGCAGGTGGCGATTCCGTGGAATCTCGATGTCAGAATGCTCTTTTACAATAAATCACTGTTTGCGAAGCACAACTTACAACCCCCGAAGACGTGGGACGATCTTTACAAGGATGCAGTCGCGCTCACTGGCAACGGAACGTATGGCCTAGGTATTGCGACGGGGAACAATGCATTGCAAACCCTGATGTATTTTATCCTGGACAACGGCGGCGGGTTGTTTACCAAGGATGGGAAGTTGAATTTTGTGGGAAATCCCAAGAACACGCAGGCACTTGACTTCCTAGCAAAGTTATCTGCCGCAAAGGCTATTGACCCAGCTGGTCCAGGCTGGACCAACACGTCACAACAGCCTTCAGCATTTGAAAAGGGCGAAATCGCGATGATGGTCGGTGGACCAAGCAGCCTTTCTGGCATGCCGCCGAGTGAGCAGAAGAACGTGGGCGTCGTTCCCCTATTGACGAGCCCGAATGGCAGTAAGGGAACGATTTACTGGATCAACGGACTGATGGCCTACAAGCAGTCGAAATATCCACAAGCGGACTATAAATTCTTGGAGTGGTGGTCCGCCAATATGGGGAAATTGCTGCAGACCGGCAACCTGTTGCCAGCGAACAAACAAATGCAGGCCAGTAGTTTCTACCAATCCAACGATATCTACAAAGAGGCTTTGCAAGATTATATTCCATTCGCGAAAACGACAGGTGCTTATGATACCAGCCTCTTCCCCCAACTGAATGCCATTGAGGGAAACAACGCACTGTCGGATCTCGTCACGAAAATCACTCAAAACGCGCCGGTGGGCCCTGCAGAGCAGCAGGCGAACAGCGCTTTGGAGGGCATTATGAATGGAAACTAA
- a CDS encoding sugar ABC transporter permease: MVTDISRGGPIAKSKSTRLRWGLIATAVIMILPSLIILAVVDIWPMISGILLSLRGGNLLQPGNLVGLKNYETLFTTTEFWQSLEFTMIFAVASVFGSYLLGLPLALLLRGKVFGRGVFRILLLLPWIVPLVVSIVSWDWIVGDPSGLLSKILMWMGLHPMYPLSYAGSARVLVCVVKVWTSYPFMFMTCLAALEGIDSTLYEAASIDGASKFQQFRYITIPQIKGISIIAWILMAIWSVNDFGTPWLLTQGGPVNATEILPVLAYKDAFVNQNVGQGAAIAVISLILLMALAALLLRLMNRVNDD; encoded by the coding sequence ATGGTGACGGACATCAGCAGAGGCGGTCCCATCGCCAAGTCGAAATCGACGCGGTTGCGATGGGGGCTGATCGCAACTGCTGTGATTATGATTCTACCGTCACTGATCATTTTGGCCGTCGTGGATATCTGGCCGATGATCAGTGGCATCCTTCTCAGTCTCCGCGGGGGAAATCTCCTCCAGCCAGGCAACTTGGTAGGGCTCAAGAACTATGAAACGCTCTTTACCACGACTGAGTTTTGGCAGTCGCTAGAGTTCACGATGATCTTCGCCGTTGCATCTGTTTTTGGAAGTTATCTGCTTGGGCTGCCGCTCGCTCTACTCTTGCGGGGAAAGGTGTTTGGCCGGGGCGTCTTTCGGATTTTATTGCTCCTGCCGTGGATTGTCCCGCTTGTCGTATCGATTGTCAGTTGGGATTGGATCGTCGGAGACCCGAGCGGACTGCTCAGTAAAATCCTCATGTGGATGGGGTTACACCCGATGTACCCGCTTAGTTATGCGGGATCGGCTCGAGTATTGGTCTGTGTCGTGAAAGTGTGGACCAGTTACCCGTTCATGTTTATGACCTGTCTAGCAGCTCTCGAGGGGATCGATAGCACGCTTTACGAAGCGGCGAGCATTGATGGTGCATCTAAATTTCAGCAGTTTCGCTATATCACGATACCGCAAATCAAAGGAATCAGCATTATCGCCTGGATTCTCATGGCCATCTGGTCTGTCAACGACTTTGGAACACCCTGGTTGTTGACGCAGGGGGGCCCCGTCAATGCCACCGAGATACTTCCAGTTCTCGCGTATAAGGATGCCTTCGTCAATCAGAATGTCGGGCAAGGCGCCGCGATCGCCGTGATCTCACTGATCCTCTTAATGGCACTGGCCGCTCTCTTATTGCGCTTGATGAATCGAGTGAATGACGATTGA
- a CDS encoding carbohydrate ABC transporter permease codes for MTRRRDLQIQWIKFVVLVVVTFILITPIIMIVVNSLKSNTEFMTSSSLLPHHVTLSNYLSLNQQVPFFTFLRNSGYVSVVSTLLAILVGSTGGYALSRFKFKWIKRYSMFLLLVQMFPVTLMLIPLFMIFKAMGIIGTEWPVIAVYVSLQLAFATWMSSGFFDSIPMDLEEAAWIDGCSRAGGIFRVVIRLAVPGLIAVAIFAFLLAWNDFFIATIFLHDTRLMTIPLGIQMFIQQYSAQWGSLMAASTLASLPVVILFLFIQRYIVKSTVAGAVKG; via the coding sequence ATGACAAGACGCCGTGACTTACAGATTCAGTGGATCAAGTTCGTCGTACTCGTCGTGGTCACGTTTATCCTGATCACGCCGATTATCATGATTGTTGTCAACTCTCTGAAGTCCAACACAGAGTTCATGACGAGCAGTTCGTTGTTGCCACACCACGTGACGTTGAGCAATTACCTGTCGTTGAATCAGCAGGTCCCGTTTTTCACGTTTTTACGGAACAGTGGCTACGTGTCCGTCGTGTCTACGCTGCTCGCCATCCTGGTTGGGTCGACTGGGGGATATGCACTGTCACGGTTCAAGTTTAAATGGATCAAACGGTATTCGATGTTCTTGCTGCTAGTGCAGATGTTTCCCGTCACGTTGATGCTCATCCCGCTGTTTATGATCTTTAAAGCGATGGGAATCATCGGGACTGAGTGGCCTGTCATCGCCGTATACGTCTCCCTACAGCTGGCATTTGCAACGTGGATGAGCAGTGGCTTCTTCGACTCGATCCCAATGGATTTGGAGGAAGCCGCATGGATCGATGGCTGCAGCAGGGCAGGGGGGATATTTCGGGTTGTCATTCGCTTGGCCGTTCCTGGATTGATAGCAGTCGCCATCTTCGCCTTCCTGTTGGCTTGGAACGACTTCTTTATCGCGACCATTTTTCTACACGATACGAGGCTGATGACCATCCCGCTAGGAATTCAGATGTTCATCCAGCAGTACTCCGCACAGTGGGGCAGCTTAATGGCAGCCTCCACCTTGGCATCGCTTCCGGTCGTGATTCTGTTTCTCTTTATTCAGCGTTATATCGTCAAAAGCACGGTGGCTGGTGCAGTAAAAGGCTAA
- a CDS encoding Gfo/Idh/MocA family oxidoreductase has product MTSKIRVGIVGLGEVAQITHLPILRALSDKFEVTALCDISKTLVVELGKRYNVPGQYTDYSELVSSDNVDLVFVLNSDEYHADTAVAALQHGKHVLIEKPVCLTLADAERLIRARDDAHRQVMVGYMRRYAPAFQMAKRMVAEMPSINYVRVRDIIGQNRLIIEQACDVLRPSDIPDEAMRDRQSRALRMGYDAVGEGYDPRVYQVYRLLCGLSSHDLSAMRDLIGSPRQVADARAWGSNIAAIFEYDGFHAVFETGVDAQRRFDAHIEVYSNHSSVKVQYDTPYIRHLPTTLQISETVGDEYRQRVVRPTFKDPYTCELEELYEVIQTGKTHQTTLEDAVEDLQLFAKIMEKIKNQ; this is encoded by the coding sequence ATGACAAGTAAAATCAGAGTAGGGATTGTCGGGCTCGGCGAGGTTGCCCAAATTACACATCTACCGATCTTGCGTGCGTTAAGCGATAAATTCGAGGTAACCGCGCTGTGTGACATTTCCAAAACGCTCGTAGTCGAATTGGGAAAACGCTACAACGTACCGGGTCAATACACGGATTATTCGGAACTCGTATCGTCAGACAACGTAGATCTCGTATTTGTACTCAACAGTGACGAATATCACGCCGACACAGCCGTTGCGGCGCTGCAACACGGGAAGCACGTCTTAATCGAAAAACCGGTCTGTTTGACACTGGCCGACGCTGAGCGGTTGATCAGGGCTCGAGACGACGCTCATCGGCAGGTGATGGTGGGATATATGCGCCGATATGCCCCGGCATTTCAAATGGCGAAGCGCATGGTGGCGGAAATGCCCAGCATCAACTATGTGCGAGTGCGCGACATCATTGGCCAAAATCGGTTGATCATCGAGCAGGCGTGCGATGTTCTTCGGCCATCGGATATCCCTGATGAGGCGATGCGGGATCGACAAAGTAGAGCGCTTAGAATGGGCTATGACGCTGTGGGTGAGGGGTACGACCCACGCGTCTATCAGGTATACAGATTGTTATGTGGTCTGAGTAGTCACGACCTTTCTGCGATGCGGGACCTGATTGGCTCTCCGCGACAGGTTGCGGACGCGCGAGCCTGGGGGTCTAATATCGCCGCCATCTTCGAATACGACGGATTCCACGCGGTATTTGAGACGGGGGTGGACGCACAAAGGCGATTTGACGCGCACATTGAAGTGTACTCGAACCATTCGTCGGTGAAAGTACAATACGACACGCCATATATTCGACACTTGCCGACGACGCTTCAAATCAGCGAGACGGTAGGGGACGAGTACCGTCAACGAGTTGTTCGACCGACCTTTAAGGACCCATACACGTGTGAATTGGAAGAGTTGTATGAAGTCATTCAAACGGGTAAGACGCATCAGACCACATTGGAAGATGCAGTTGAAGACCTGCAACTCTTTGCAAAAATCATGGAAAAAATCAAAAATCAGTAA
- a CDS encoding zinc-binding dehydrogenase, producing the protein MRQAVLTKSKQFEIFETDVPPVGERDVLIRVLTCGMCTGELHVWADSSGGNYPIRLGHEVVGEIVEIGPAVTGVKVGDMVAAINQHSGFAEFCTTPVESVALLPANLSPKTALGEPLACAVNATRRIGATDESTVVLIGCGFMGLLLIQCLKAQGVANIIAVDVRAESVQRAKELGADVALNATLDNVAEVVQQMTLGQGADVVVEATGTQSGLDLCTDLVRIRGLLAVYGYHQGGTRQVNMQLWNWKGLDIVNAHERDVSVYVEGMKIGLDLVSSGKVDLASLITHRFPLDEINSAFGIAARKAEGYVKGTIDL; encoded by the coding sequence GTGCGACAAGCTGTTTTGACGAAGTCGAAGCAATTCGAGATTTTTGAGACTGACGTACCACCAGTCGGCGAGAGAGATGTCCTCATTCGGGTTCTGACGTGCGGGATGTGTACCGGGGAGTTGCACGTGTGGGCAGATTCATCTGGCGGAAACTACCCGATACGACTTGGTCACGAGGTGGTCGGCGAAATTGTCGAGATCGGGCCGGCAGTGACTGGTGTCAAGGTCGGAGATATGGTCGCTGCTATCAATCAGCATTCCGGGTTTGCCGAGTTTTGCACGACCCCCGTGGAATCAGTCGCACTTCTACCGGCGAATCTGTCACCGAAAACGGCCCTTGGTGAACCACTTGCGTGCGCCGTCAATGCAACCCGTCGCATCGGAGCAACGGATGAGTCGACGGTCGTTCTCATTGGATGTGGGTTTATGGGGCTGTTGCTGATTCAGTGTTTAAAGGCGCAAGGAGTGGCGAATATCATTGCGGTCGATGTGCGTGCCGAATCCGTACAACGAGCGAAAGAGCTTGGAGCGGACGTCGCGCTGAACGCCACCTTAGACAACGTGGCTGAAGTCGTTCAGCAGATGACACTCGGACAGGGAGCCGACGTCGTGGTGGAGGCTACTGGAACGCAGAGCGGGCTCGATCTCTGTACTGACTTGGTCAGGATCAGGGGCTTGCTGGCCGTCTATGGCTATCATCAAGGCGGGACTAGGCAAGTCAACATGCAACTCTGGAACTGGAAAGGACTCGATATCGTAAACGCGCACGAGCGGGATGTTTCCGTCTATGTCGAGGGGATGAAGATAGGTTTGGATCTCGTTTCGAGCGGGAAGGTGGATTTGGCTAGCCTGATTACCCACCGATTCCCGTTGGATGAGATCAATTCGGCTTTTGGTATCGCGGCCCGCAAAGCCGAGGGGTATGTGAAAGGTACTATCGACCTATAG
- a CDS encoding aspartyl-phosphate phosphatase Spo0E family protein, producing the protein MDELRESMIRLAEEKGSLTHPDVVKMSQRLDVLIAEIQAKRFDEYRAEMAKNKRRVRPLWPTYNPLRQVIYQHI; encoded by the coding sequence GTGGATGAGTTGCGTGAGAGCATGATTCGCCTAGCCGAGGAAAAAGGGAGTCTGACACACCCAGATGTTGTGAAGATGAGCCAGCGGTTGGACGTGTTAATCGCGGAAATTCAAGCGAAACGTTTCGACGAATATCGAGCTGAAATGGCGAAGAACAAACGTCGGGTTCGCCCACTTTGGCCTACTTACAATCCATTGAGACAGGTTATCTATCAACACATCTAA
- a CDS encoding AraC family transcriptional regulator: MRVRTGLASESGDWDMGFHDHDDYELSAVFHGTGMFQCQGSTTSLSPGSLVLIPPNVPHRYWATTPIRFGIIQAGPLSQRLVDEFYRLTQCREPNVLRLSRHDIELYESMFHNWLNVASRVDGDNSTMLEAWLQLFFVFLAEQSKSRDVPITIEDAAEYIRSHLSGELRMADLATRLGMAESTFRRLFKTYYQMSPKQYQQKCRLEEAKWLLRSTKASMLQIAETIGFASLHTFSAWFQSVEGTAPTVWRKLQQSGAVSPSA, from the coding sequence GTGCGCGTTCGGACTGGATTGGCATCAGAATCAGGGGACTGGGACATGGGCTTCCACGATCATGACGACTACGAATTGTCAGCAGTCTTTCATGGAACGGGGATGTTCCAATGCCAGGGGAGTACCACCTCGTTATCCCCAGGCAGCCTGGTTCTCATCCCTCCGAACGTGCCACATCGCTACTGGGCCACCACCCCGATCCGCTTTGGCATTATCCAAGCGGGCCCTTTATCACAGCGATTAGTTGACGAGTTCTATCGCCTGACACAGTGTCGTGAGCCGAATGTGTTAAGGCTGTCGCGACATGATATCGAGCTATACGAGTCAATGTTCCACAATTGGCTAAATGTCGCCTCACGAGTAGATGGGGACAATAGCACGATGCTTGAGGCGTGGCTTCAGCTGTTCTTTGTCTTCCTCGCCGAGCAATCGAAATCGCGGGACGTGCCCATTACGATCGAAGACGCTGCAGAATACATTCGCTCGCACTTGTCCGGGGAACTTCGCATGGCCGATCTCGCTACGAGGTTGGGCATGGCCGAGTCCACATTCCGGAGATTATTCAAGACCTACTATCAGATGTCTCCCAAGCAATATCAGCAAAAATGTCGCTTGGAGGAGGCAAAGTGGTTGTTGAGATCAACGAAGGCGTCTATGTTACAAATTGCCGAGACAATCGGATTTGCGTCCCTTCACACATTTAGCGCCTGGTTTCAAAGTGTGGAGGGCACTGCGCCGACCGTTTGGCGAAAATTGCAACAATCCGGCGCCGTGTCGCCATCCGCATAA
- a CDS encoding phytanoyl-CoA dioxygenase family protein, whose product MMKVRIGQRELEMGGRYLTELRDANDILDDVGALRKRLQEDGYLLIRGFHDREAVLRARLEVLERLHEQGKLSAGHPLEDGVIGPANKGFMSQGLNLDMPRLLEVVNSPRVMTFFDQFLDGPALTYDVKWLRAVPQNEFSGAHYDIVYMGRGTKNVYTTWTPIGDVSYDMGGLALCLGSQHFAKIRNTYGQMDVDRDNVVGWFSNDPIEIVDKFGGQWATAEFRAGDAIIFGMYIMHGSATNTTSRYRISVDTRYQLASEPVDERWYGEKPKMHYAWNKGKTVSMEDARERWGV is encoded by the coding sequence ATGATGAAAGTTCGTATCGGTCAACGGGAACTGGAAATGGGAGGACGCTATCTCACGGAGTTGCGCGACGCAAATGATATACTGGACGATGTCGGCGCGTTGAGAAAACGATTACAAGAGGATGGGTACCTGCTCATTCGCGGCTTCCACGACCGAGAGGCGGTCCTGCGCGCCCGTCTCGAAGTACTGGAACGGCTACACGAGCAGGGAAAATTGAGCGCTGGACATCCGCTCGAAGACGGCGTCATTGGGCCCGCAAACAAAGGCTTTATGAGCCAGGGCCTCAACCTGGATATGCCACGTTTGCTGGAGGTAGTCAATTCGCCCCGCGTCATGACGTTCTTTGACCAGTTCCTAGATGGGCCTGCGCTCACCTACGACGTCAAATGGCTCCGAGCCGTTCCGCAAAACGAATTCTCCGGTGCGCACTACGACATCGTGTACATGGGTCGTGGTACCAAGAACGTCTATACGACATGGACGCCCATCGGCGACGTTTCCTATGACATGGGAGGGCTTGCACTCTGCTTAGGCTCGCAGCACTTTGCCAAGATCAGAAACACATACGGGCAAATGGACGTCGATCGCGACAACGTCGTGGGTTGGTTCTCTAACGATCCAATCGAGATTGTCGATAAGTTTGGCGGCCAGTGGGCCACGGCGGAGTTTCGTGCCGGTGACGCTATCATTTTCGGAATGTATATCATGCACGGCTCAGCGACAAACACGACTTCGCGCTATCGCATCAGTGTGGATACCAGATATCAGTTGGCAAGTGAACCTGTCGATGAACGGTGGTACGGAGAGAAGCCAAAAATGCACTATGCCTGGAACAAGGGGAAAACCGTCAGCATGGAGGATGCTCGTGAAAGGTGGGGCGTCTGA
- a CDS encoding LacI family DNA-binding transcriptional regulator: MATLKDIAREANTSESTVSRVLSGDHTFSVANETRSRILKIADRLNYRVNRRREGSQSNLAKSIGVVQFWDKQVCDHWDQFFLSIRSGVERELTNLGLGAQGIRMYYRNDSLMDIHQLDGVIVIGEDTGFGPDIYAGTDNVVFIDCESAIDQYDSVVIDYTRATREALTYLFALGHRDIGFIGGKQLVARSNERLNAFEHFMQERELLRPANVRVSDSWMVNDGYEAMKQVIQSEAMPTAFFIASDLLAIGAMRALSEAGISVPEDVSIVGFNDIEMAQFISPPLTTIKVDTETMGRLAAKLLRDRFNGRDVAVTLTVSTQLVIRGTCSAPRSS; encoded by the coding sequence TTGGCCACTCTAAAGGACATTGCACGTGAAGCAAATACCTCCGAATCTACGGTCTCGCGGGTTCTAAGCGGCGATCACACCTTTTCGGTGGCAAATGAGACGAGATCGCGGATTTTAAAAATCGCTGATCGACTGAATTACCGCGTGAATAGAAGGCGTGAGGGCAGTCAATCGAACCTGGCAAAAAGCATCGGGGTTGTTCAGTTCTGGGATAAACAGGTCTGTGACCACTGGGATCAGTTTTTCTTATCTATCCGCTCCGGAGTGGAACGGGAACTGACGAATCTGGGATTGGGTGCCCAAGGTATTCGGATGTACTATCGCAACGATTCCCTGATGGACATTCATCAACTAGATGGCGTCATCGTCATCGGTGAAGATACGGGATTCGGCCCCGATATTTACGCTGGAACAGACAATGTGGTGTTTATCGACTGCGAGTCGGCTATCGATCAGTACGACTCGGTCGTCATCGACTATACGAGGGCCACGCGCGAGGCGTTGACATACCTGTTTGCTCTAGGGCACCGGGACATCGGATTCATCGGTGGCAAACAACTTGTTGCGAGATCGAACGAACGGCTCAATGCATTTGAGCACTTCATGCAGGAGCGTGAGCTCTTACGCCCGGCGAACGTCCGTGTCTCCGATTCGTGGATGGTGAATGATGGCTACGAAGCGATGAAACAGGTGATTCAATCCGAGGCGATGCCGACTGCATTCTTTATTGCTAGTGACCTGTTGGCTATCGGCGCGATGCGAGCATTGAGCGAGGCGGGCATCTCGGTTCCCGAAGACGTATCCATTGTTGGATTTAACGATATAGAGATGGCGCAATTTATCAGCCCGCCACTGACGACTATCAAAGTTGACACAGAGACCATGGGGAGGTTAGCGGCAAAGCTTTTGCGCGATCGATTCAACGGCAGAGACGTCGCAGTCACTTTGACCGTTTCCACTCAGCTAGTCATCCGGGGCACTTGTTCTGCGCCGCGAAGCAGCTGA
- a CDS encoding YesL family protein produces the protein MWKGRMVGAWSRAGTVLANVFLLNILWLVCCLPIVTIPPSTAALFSTARRWLDGEEGVIGPYFSSWKRYVKSSYIVGVPTLCIALLLFWELTYYANNHSGMALMMLSVCIGFTFVFVSAVMHLGPLLVSVHRSSWDLVRLAFLTGVKSFFVSIVTVFPAWAVVIAAIVTSKLALVIGLVPAAAWFNCYVTLRCLRSRQKELPTN, from the coding sequence GTGTGGAAGGGCCGAATGGTAGGCGCGTGGAGTAGGGCTGGAACGGTCTTGGCCAACGTATTTTTACTGAATATTTTGTGGTTAGTTTGCTGCTTGCCGATTGTTACGATCCCGCCTAGCACGGCGGCGCTGTTTTCGACAGCACGCCGTTGGCTGGACGGTGAGGAAGGCGTCATCGGGCCTTATTTCTCCAGTTGGAAACGGTATGTCAAGAGCAGTTACATCGTTGGCGTACCCACATTGTGTATCGCTCTCCTGTTATTCTGGGAGCTGACGTATTACGCAAACAACCACAGCGGTATGGCACTGATGATGTTGAGTGTCTGCATTGGATTCACCTTCGTCTTTGTGTCTGCCGTCATGCACTTGGGTCCGCTTTTAGTCTCTGTGCACCGCTCGTCTTGGGATCTGGTGCGGTTGGCTTTCCTGACAGGCGTCAAAAGCTTTTTCGTATCAATTGTAACCGTTTTCCCAGCCTGGGCAGTTGTCATCGCGGCTATCGTGACCTCGAAGCTCGCCTTAGTCATTGGGCTCGTACCTGCTGCTGCATGGTTCAACTGCTACGTGACCTTGAGGTGTCTCCGATCGCGCCAGAAAGAGTTACCCACAAACTGA
- a CDS encoding sugar ABC transporter permease gives MSFSNEAVSLRGKRKRIHVNRARLRRNRITGWLFISPWFIGFLAFALFPFLASLYYSFTNYDIISSPQWIGLQNYSKLMHDPLFWHSLYNTLYYTVFSVPLSTIVALCIALLLNMNIRGLTIYRTVFYLPAIVPFVASSVLWLWLFNPSFGFIDALLRAVGLPAPGWLYSVHWVKPSFILMSLWGVGQTVVIYLAGLQGVSKELYEAAIIEGANAWQRSIKITIPMISPVILFNVIMGLIGSFQFFTQAYVMTQGGPDNASMFFALYLYQQAFQFLHLGYASAMAWLLFVLILVVTVLVYRGSSRWVYYGSEQ, from the coding sequence GTGAGTTTCTCAAACGAAGCGGTGTCTTTGCGAGGTAAGAGAAAGCGCATTCACGTAAATCGGGCGAGGTTGCGGCGCAATCGAATCACAGGCTGGTTATTCATCTCCCCGTGGTTTATTGGCTTCTTGGCCTTCGCGCTGTTTCCGTTTCTAGCGTCGCTGTATTACAGTTTTACGAATTACGACATCATCTCCTCACCACAGTGGATCGGTCTACAGAATTATTCCAAGCTGATGCACGATCCGCTGTTTTGGCACTCGCTCTACAACACGCTGTACTACACTGTCTTCTCGGTACCCCTCTCCACCATCGTAGCGCTCTGTATCGCACTCTTGCTCAACATGAACATCCGCGGATTGACCATCTACCGCACGGTGTTTTACCTGCCGGCCATCGTCCCTTTCGTCGCTTCATCGGTGCTTTGGCTCTGGCTGTTCAATCCCTCGTTTGGATTTATTGATGCGCTGCTACGGGCGGTAGGACTCCCGGCACCAGGGTGGCTCTATTCAGTACATTGGGTCAAACCGTCGTTTATTTTGATGAGTCTCTGGGGTGTCGGTCAAACCGTCGTCATCTATCTGGCCGGGTTGCAAGGCGTATCCAAGGAACTGTATGAAGCGGCCATCATTGAGGGCGCGAACGCTTGGCAGCGATCGATCAAAATTACCATCCCGATGATTAGCCCGGTCATCTTGTTCAACGTCATTATGGGGCTGATCGGATCGTTTCAATTCTTTACGCAAGCGTATGTCATGACACAAGGCGGGCCCGACAACGCTTCGATGTTCTTCGCACTCTACTTGTATCAACAGGCGTTCCAGTTCTTGCACCTCGGCTATGCTTCGGCGATGGCTTGGCTGCTGTTCGTCCTGATTCTCGTCGTGACTGTGCTGGTCTACAGAGGTTCCTCCAGATGGGTCTATTACGGCTCAGAACAGTAA